The following proteins come from a genomic window of Phaeodactylum tricornutum CCAP 1055/1 chromosome 19, whole genome shotgun sequence:
- a CDS encoding predicted protein, whose translation MAADGASAFRGALGRIGWSVPAANAFTNEGFDAMDSLGLVTCDRLKDICKIIHRGTDGVAAVPAAGGNAAVAVAAAPGIPGIVIPMMWEYKLSGMHLWVSERLRQGTPVVAEDFTAAIGNLYTRKVRELEEAKDEEGVQVKPPAPFSKETKWIPFFKLLVNYLSSVTGVNKVPLDYVIRKDDDIAPPDTEFETEHEKLIQVKQLTVNGPAWTYVAPFEKKRDGCGAVKALKSHYEGDAVMSKSKAVAFDVLKHTIYTGERGNFGMEKYTNALSTAFQTLDEYGETLTESRKVDVFLRNNHCTDPKMLSGIAIIQGDADRMSNFAKAADYLALFTNTDTSQKTGRSISSAQRSTNKKKPAIRAGNYTPNEWHQLSDKEKDKVRAKRAAAKASRNKSKRSAAAVSRSSEKPDKGSTDKATNAGDQFALLNKKKKRKVGFEGETSD comes from the exons ATGGCTGCTGACGGTGCTAGTGCGTTTCGTGGTGCGCTCGGGCGGATCGGATGGTCTGTTCCTGCGGCGAACGCGTTTACGAACGAAGGTTTTGATGCGATGGACTCCCTTGGCTTGGTTACTTGTGACCGTCTCAAGGATATCTGCAAGATCATTCATCGCGGTACCGATGGTGTGGCCGCAGTGCCAGCTGCTGGTGGAAACgctgcggtggcggtggcggcggcgcctGGCATCCCTGGGATAGTGATCCCCATGATGTGGGAGTACAAGCTAAGCGGAATGCATCTCTGGGTGTCTGAGCGTCTCCGACAGGGAACTCCGGTTGTTGCGGAGGACTTTACTGCGGCTATCGGAAACCTGTACACCAGGAAGGTGCGTGAACTAGAAGAAGCGAAGGATGAGGAGGGTGTTCAAGTCAAGCCTCCGGCTCCGTTctcgaaggaaacgaagtggATTCCGTTCTTCAAGTTGTTGGTCAACTATTTGAGTTCTGTGACGGGTGTTAACAAAGTGCCATTGGATTATGTCATCCGGAAAGATGACGACATTGCTCCACCTGATACCGAGTTTGAAACAGAGCACGAGAAGTTG ATTCAAGTGAagcagttgactgtaaacggTCCGGCGTGGACTTATGTGgcgcctttcgagaagaaacgcgaTGGTTGCGGCGCAGTCAAGGCTTTGAAGAGCCATTATGAAGGTGATGCGGTAATGTCCAAGTCCAAGGCGGTTGCGTTTGACGTGCTCAAGCACACTATCTACACTGGTGAGCGTGGTAACTTCGGGATGGAAAAGTACACAAATGCTTTGTCAACGGCGTTCCAGACTCTCGACGAGTATGGAGAGACCTTGACGGAGTCCAGGAAGGTGGATGTCTTCTTGCGCAACAATCATTGCACGGATCCTAAGATGCTCTCGGGAATTGCTATAATTCAAGGCGACGCGGACCGCATGTCTAACTTTGCAAAGGCGGCCGATTATTTGGCCTTGTTTACTAACACTGATACCTCTCAGAAGACAGGCCGTTCAATCTCGAGTGCTCAAAGGTCTACtaacaagaagaagccggcTATTCGAGCGGGTAATTATACTCCAAATGAATGGCATCAGCTCTCggacaaagaaaaggacaaaGTTCGTGCAAAGCGAGCGGCTGCCAAGGCCTCTCGCAACAAGAGCAAGCGCTCGGCCGCAGCGGTTAGTCGTTCGAGCGAGAAACCTGACAAGGGGAGCACGGATAAGGCAACCAATGCGGGTGATCAGTTTGCTCTCttgaacaagaaaaagaaacgaaaggTTGGCTTCGAAGGTGAAACGAGTGATTGA
- a CDS encoding predicted protein: protein MALEELFQDVGVPTHMHTDGAKALTTGQWRKVCQSYGPVKQMVSEPLNPWQKRAKAEIRELKKQVLRIMSHKGIPRRFWDYVAEYVSEIQSRTAHPLYNLKACVVLGPWGLSGGKEIAWPVVGSCSSSWTGFCWIVPQLGRVIARSMVQPVSEEERGLDSFKTRLKDLDKSVQDFLNRGDTHVPDGGVGWKANCVTGVHHAGS, encoded by the exons ATGGCATTAGAAGAATTATTTCAGGACGTTGGTGTGCCAACGCACATGCACACGGACGGAGCGAAAGCGTTGACCACCGGACAATGGCGTAAGGTCTGCCAAAGCTATGGTCCGGTGAAACAGATGGTATCTGAACCACTGAACCCGTGGCAAAAGAGGGCGAAAGCGGAAATCAGGGAATTGAAGAAGCAGGTACTTCGAATAATGTCCCACAAGGGCATTCCGCGACGCTTTTGGGATTACGTGGCCGAGTACGTATCGGAGATTCAATCTCGGACTGCACACCCTCTGTACAACTTGAAAG CCTGTGTGGTATTGGGACCCTGGGGACTTTCCGGAGgaaaagaaattgcttggccgGTTGTTGGGTCCTGCTCATCGAGTTGGACAGGCTTTTGCTGGATTGTTCCCCAGTTGGGACGAGTAATTGCACGGTCTATGGTGCAGCCAGTTTCAGAGGAGGAGCGTGGATTGGACAGCTTCAAGACTAGGTTGAAGGATTTAGACAAGTCAGTCCAGGACTTCCTCAACAGGGGCGACACTCACGTGCCGGACGGCGGAGTTGGCTGGAAAGCCAATTGTGT AACAGGAGTCCACCATGCCGGAAGCTGA